Genomic DNA from Mesorhizobium sp. 131-2-1:
GGCCGCTGGTCATCCACGGCGTGCAGAAGATCCTGCATCCGCCGGCGCGGCTGCCGGCTTGGCCGGACGGCCAGCGTGGCACCAGGCTGGTGCTGATCACGCTCGATATGCCGCAGGATTATGTCCGCCGGCTGTTCGCCGCCTTCACCAACAGACCGTCGATCGACACGCCCGACCGCGCAGCGCTGGAAGACAATCCGCTGGCCATCGCCGGACGGCGATAGTCGGTCGCGAATTTCCTAACGCCGCTTGCGGAAGGAGCGGAGATCGCGAACTCAGGCGGCGCCGCGCTCGACCAGAAAGCGATGGCCGCCGGACACTGCGGCCGTTTCGATGAGCTGATGGCCGGCGTCCGAGCAGAAGGCCGGAATGTCGATGACCGCCAGCGGATCGGTGGTTTCCAGCCAGACCAGGCTGCCCGGCCGCATCGCGGCCAGGCGCTTTTTCGCCTTGAGCACGGGGAGTGGGCAGTTCAGCCCCTTGAGGTCGTAAACGGAAACGCGCTTGGCCAAGCTCAGCCGCCGAACATGCCGAGCAGCTTTTTCTTCAGTTTCGTCACCGTGCCGTCGCCAGCATCAGCCGCTTGCGTTTCGGCCGTCGGCGCGGCCGCCTCGACGCCCGCGGTGGTGACCGGCTGCTGGGCAGCCTGCTTGGCGGCTTCCGCTTCGGCCAGTGCCTGGGCCTTGGCGGCCTCCTTGGCGGCTTTCGCAGCCTCGATGGCTGCGAGCCTCTGTTCTTCGGCCTTGCGCTTGGCTTCCTTCTCGGCGTCGAGCGCGGCCATCTTGCGGCCTGCCGGCGAATCGATACGCCCCATGCGCGCCGTCTCGGTCACCGTGCCGTCGGAATTGAGCGACGGCGGCTCGATCGGCACGCGCTCGCCACGGGCGCGGCGCTTAGACCAGTCGGAAACGATGCTGGCTTCCTTGATGCCGGCGATCGTCGGCTTGGGCGCCGGCGTGCTTGACCTGACGGCGCCGCTGAAGGCCGCGTCATAGCTGCTTTGATAGGCGTTGTAGGCGCTCTTCAGCGAATCCGGCTGCGTGGTGGCGGGGCAGGGCCCGGTCGGATCGAAGGTCGTGCCTTCAGGAGCCACCTGGTTGAAAACGTAGCGCTTTTCGCAGACGTCGACCTTCGGCGGCACCTTGGTGATCTCGAAATTGTCGTAGCCGACCTTCAGCATCTTCCAGAACTCGTAGTTCGGGTCGTTGCGGTAGCGCGCCATGTTGGCGGCGGTCATGCGGAACGGAAAGGCCTGGATCTGGAACTCGGTCTGCCCACCCTGGAAGGCATCGCGGCCGAAGGCGTAGATCTGCTCGATCTGCGGATCGGTCATCGAATAGCAGCCCGACGACGAGCAGGCGCCGTGCACCATCAAATTGGCGCCGGTGCGGCCGTTGGCGCGGTCATAGGCGTTGGGATAGCCGATATTGAAGGACAGATGGTAGTTCGAGCGCGGGTTCATCTGCGAAGGGCGAACCGTATAAAAACCTTCCGGCGCCTGGCGGTCGCCCTCGGTGTATTTGGGACCGAGCTTGCCCGACCATTTGCAGATGTCGTAGCTGGCCACCATCTCGTAGCGGCCATTGGTCTTGGCCTTCCAGATCTCCAGCTTGCCCTCTTCCTTGAAGATGCGGGCCATCACCGAAGAGGTGCGGACCATGCCCTTGGCCTTCATGTCGGCCAGGATCTTGTCCGGCAACGGCTTGTTGGCCTCCGGCGCGAAGTCCTTCATCGACGAATCGTTGCAGCCGGCGACGCCGATGGCGGCGATCAGGACTCCGGTGCGGGCAAGCTTGGCAAACATCGGTGCGGCTATGTCTTTTCTCTCGGGCAAACACCCCGGTATGGCCGGGCCGCCATGCTGAACACCCACGGACCGTAAACCCGTTAACCTTGAAAATTCCTTACCGCAAGCCCCGACCGCAAGTCTGAGCCAACCCATAGCGGCAATCCCATTGAGCCGAATGCAGCGGCATTTTTGTGGCGGAATCGTGCCCTGCCGCCACTTTGCCGTGTGGTGGCCGGCGCATTTCCAGGGCGATCAAACGTTTTGACAGATCCGGAGTTGATGGGGACTAGGTAATGCTGCCACCCTCGTTGTTGCCATCGCCATTGCCGTTGTCCACCGGCGGCTGGGAACTCGCTTGTTGAGCCGTTAGCGCTTGCAGGCGGGCCGCTTTGACCAGCGCAGGTTTCTCGTATTTCTTCATCTCAAATCCCCCCAAAACGAAAAGCTTAGTTGGCAGCCGTTAAAGCAGGGTGTCTATGGCGACCCAGCCCCAACCACGGTCCAGGCCGTTACCCAGGAACACCCAACCGACGGACTGGTCTCAGCGGCGTTTCCGTGAAACGGTGAACCGCCCTAGAGCCGGATGATTTCAGGTCGAATCGATCCGAAATCTGAATCCGCTTCTAAATCAAAGAGACAGAGCATGATGTCGTCCGAAAACCACTTCACACTTTTCGGCATCATGCCCTAGAGGCTTCGGCCCATCGCCAGGTATTTCTCGCGGCGCTGTTCGCGGAAATCGGTGTTGGCGCCGGCAAAATCCTTCATCGTCCTGGCGATCAAGTCGCCGGTGGCGGCGATCAC
This window encodes:
- a CDS encoding sulfurtransferase TusA family protein gives rise to the protein MAKRVSVYDLKGLNCPLPVLKAKKRLAAMRPGSLVWLETTDPLAVIDIPAFCSDAGHQLIETAAVSGGHRFLVERGAA
- a CDS encoding L,D-transpeptidase family protein gives rise to the protein MFAKLARTGVLIAAIGVAGCNDSSMKDFAPEANKPLPDKILADMKAKGMVRTSSVMARIFKEEGKLEIWKAKTNGRYEMVASYDICKWSGKLGPKYTEGDRQAPEGFYTVRPSQMNPRSNYHLSFNIGYPNAYDRANGRTGANLMVHGACSSSGCYSMTDPQIEQIYAFGRDAFQGGQTEFQIQAFPFRMTAANMARYRNDPNYEFWKMLKVGYDNFEITKVPPKVDVCEKRYVFNQVAPEGTTFDPTGPCPATTQPDSLKSAYNAYQSSYDAAFSGAVRSSTPAPKPTIAGIKEASIVSDWSKRRARGERVPIEPPSLNSDGTVTETARMGRIDSPAGRKMAALDAEKEAKRKAEEQRLAAIEAAKAAKEAAKAQALAEAEAAKQAAQQPVTTAGVEAAAPTAETQAADAGDGTVTKLKKKLLGMFGG